The Thalassotalea psychrophila genome window below encodes:
- the glnL gene encoding nitrogen regulation protein NR(II), giving the protein MYTNASLKEIRATYAQHLVPQLVTAVVIIDDNLNIQYLNSSAEALFSKSLNRLYLKGFLDVFTHCSITSQRLEQVLVTGQDFTDSDVVLEFIENYHITIEVTASAALFDGKEHILLECKQIDKQKQISAEVFQEQQWEAARDLIRGLAHEIKNPLGGLRGAAQLLDKELNPDQQEFTSMIIEQADRLTNLVDRLLGPNQLPKLEVHNIHEILEKVRQLVSLDNAKHIEIERDYDPSIPDIEIDTEKLQQSLLNIIRNATQILDESGIIKLKTRIATNQTINGKKVKLAIKISIIDNGPGIPADIQDTIFYPMVSGRADGTGLGLSIAQTLVHQHKGKLSCHSYPGRTEFTILLPLPKRV; this is encoded by the coding sequence TTGTACACCAACGCTAGTTTAAAAGAGATCCGAGCTACTTATGCTCAACATCTAGTACCACAGCTTGTTACTGCTGTTGTAATAATTGATGACAACTTAAATATTCAATATTTAAACTCTTCCGCTGAAGCATTATTTTCAAAAAGCTTGAATCGTTTATATCTGAAAGGATTTCTCGATGTTTTCACTCACTGTTCAATAACATCCCAGCGCTTAGAACAAGTTCTGGTTACCGGCCAAGACTTTACCGATTCAGACGTTGTATTAGAGTTTATTGAAAACTATCACATTACCATTGAAGTAACAGCTTCGGCAGCTCTGTTTGATGGTAAAGAGCATATCCTTTTAGAATGCAAACAAATCGATAAACAAAAACAGATCAGTGCAGAAGTTTTTCAAGAACAACAATGGGAAGCTGCAAGAGATTTGATCAGAGGATTAGCTCACGAAATTAAAAATCCGCTTGGTGGTTTACGTGGTGCAGCTCAATTGCTCGACAAAGAACTTAACCCTGACCAACAAGAGTTTACTTCAATGATAATTGAGCAAGCCGACCGGTTAACCAATTTAGTCGATCGTCTGTTAGGGCCTAACCAATTACCTAAACTTGAAGTGCACAATATTCATGAAATTCTAGAAAAGGTCCGTCAGTTAGTCAGTTTAGATAATGCCAAACATATTGAAATAGAACGAGATTATGACCCTTCAATTCCCGATATAGAAATTGACACTGAGAAACTACAACAAAGCTTGCTCAACATTATTAGAAATGCGACGCAGATCCTTGATGAGAGCGGTATTATTAAGCTAAAAACTAGGATTGCCACCAACCAAACCATTAATGGAAAAAAAGTTAAGTTAGCCATTAAAATATCAATTATTGATAACGGGCCAGGTATTCCTGCTGACATACAAGATACCATTTTTTACCCTATGGTTTCTGGCAGAGCTGATGGCACGGGATTGGGACTATCAATTGCGCAAACATTAGTACACCAACATAAAGGGAAATTATCCTGTCATAGTTACCCTGGTCGCACTGAATTTACCATTTTATTGCCTTTACCGAAGAGAGTATAA
- a CDS encoding transporter, with protein sequence MSNNIKRIIVACLLLQCTSSFSQELDPRSYIDLPIGQNFFGALYIYTEGDVYTSPDVPVEDLTLEIDGPAIAYARTFELFGNASKFDINVGQACSHGEAIYLGEDATRDYCGITDTRVRLNYNFYGAKAKTMKEFVKQPKGIVIGGSLQVSAPTGQYDDKYILNIGANRWFFKPEIGTSIPFGSWELDLSVSAKISTDNNDLQGSKKFEQDPIYNVQSHLIYDIGPGQWISLNGNYFWGGDTFVDGRQTANKAENYRAGITYSKALNSQHSIKFLANKGVTTNRGNDSVVYAVAWAYRWD encoded by the coding sequence TTGAGTAATAACATAAAAAGAATAATAGTTGCTTGTTTACTATTGCAATGCACATCCTCCTTTTCCCAAGAACTTGATCCTCGTTCTTATATTGATTTGCCTATTGGTCAGAATTTTTTTGGGGCCTTATACATTTATACTGAGGGAGATGTGTATACATCTCCAGATGTTCCTGTTGAAGATCTCACTTTAGAAATTGATGGGCCGGCAATCGCCTATGCTCGTACGTTTGAGTTATTTGGTAATGCATCAAAATTTGATATTAATGTCGGGCAAGCGTGTTCACATGGTGAAGCAATTTACTTAGGAGAAGACGCTACAAGGGATTATTGCGGTATTACAGATACTCGAGTACGGCTTAACTACAATTTTTATGGTGCAAAAGCAAAAACCATGAAGGAATTTGTTAAGCAGCCAAAAGGAATAGTAATTGGCGGAAGTTTGCAAGTGAGTGCACCTACTGGTCAGTATGATGACAAATACATATTGAATATTGGTGCCAACCGATGGTTTTTCAAACCAGAAATAGGTACATCAATACCTTTTGGCTCGTGGGAATTAGACTTATCTGTTTCAGCAAAAATATCCACTGATAACAATGACTTACAAGGAAGTAAAAAATTTGAACAGGATCCTATCTATAATGTTCAATCGCACCTAATTTACGATATAGGACCAGGGCAATGGATATCGTTGAATGGTAATTATTTTTGGGGTGGTGACACATTTGTAGATGGTAGGCAAACAGCGAATAAAGCTGAGAATTATCGAGCAGGTATAACCTACAGTAAAGCGTTAAACAGTCAACATAGTATCAAATTTCTTGCTAATAAAGGCGTGACAACAAACCGAGGTAACGATTCTGTTGTGTATGCTGTTGCTTGGGCCTATCGCTGGGATTAA
- the efp gene encoding elongation factor P, protein MANFSTNEFKNGLKLMIDGEPCNILDNETVKPGKGQAFNRIKIRKLISGKVIEKTYKSGESVEGADVMETDLAYLYADGEFWHFMNNDTFEQIPADEKAVGENVKWLKEGDLCTITLWNGSPITVSPPNFVELEVTETDPGLKGDTAGTGGKPATLNTGAVVRVPLFIQIGEIVKVDTRTGEYVSRAGK, encoded by the coding sequence ATGGCTAACTTTAGTACCAACGAATTCAAAAACGGTCTTAAATTAATGATCGATGGCGAACCATGTAACATTCTAGATAATGAAACTGTAAAGCCGGGTAAAGGCCAAGCATTTAACCGTATCAAAATACGTAAACTTATCTCAGGTAAAGTAATTGAGAAAACCTACAAATCTGGTGAGTCTGTTGAAGGTGCTGATGTTATGGAGACTGACTTAGCTTATCTTTACGCAGATGGTGAGTTTTGGCATTTCATGAATAACGACACATTTGAACAAATTCCTGCGGACGAAAAAGCTGTTGGTGAAAATGTTAAATGGTTAAAAGAAGGCGATCTTTGTACTATTACTCTTTGGAATGGCAGTCCAATTACTGTGTCACCTCCAAATTTTGTTGAGTTAGAAGTTACTGAAACTGACCCAGGTCTTAAAGGTGACACTGCTGGTACTGGCGGCAAACCAGCTACATTAAACACTGGTGCCGTTGTACGAGTACCACTATTTATTCAAATTGGCGAAATAGTTAAAGTAGACACCCGAACTGGCGAATACGTATCACGCGCGGGTAAATAG
- a CDS encoding MerC domain-containing protein codes for MLDRLGITATSICALHCILLPVLVPILSLFGLEFLGDHESEHIFLFVTLILGSIALFSGFKRYHRKIYPFYLLFLGGFIYWHKHSVDESLQPVMIIVGACFLIAAHVVNLKLCNNCRTCSDHECGGELE; via the coding sequence ATGCTAGATAGACTTGGTATTACAGCAACATCAATATGCGCATTGCATTGTATTTTGCTGCCTGTTTTAGTACCGATATTATCTTTGTTTGGCTTAGAGTTTCTGGGAGATCATGAATCAGAGCATATCTTTTTATTTGTAACCTTAATTCTTGGTTCAATAGCACTTTTCTCTGGTTTTAAACGCTACCATCGTAAAATCTATCCGTTCTACCTATTATTTTTAGGCGGCTTTATCTATTGGCATAAGCACAGTGTTGATGAAAGTTTGCAGCCAGTTATGATTATCGTTGGTGCATGTTTTTTAATTGCGGCCCACGTTGTAAATTTAAAGCTTTGTAATAACTGTAGAACTTGTAGCGATCACGAGTGTGGTGGCGAGTTAGAATAA
- a CDS encoding DUF4124 domain-containing protein has protein sequence MAKYTVFVILFLTLLAPATASKIYVWRNASGDLVYSDSPKPGAEEIAEEIEIKNKQTVISSVNTTVLDISPRVVQEEYQVQISQPEDHATIRDNSGSIYISGRVAPVFKRGYKVRLLMNGKVHGEPQTRSVFILRDVDRGEHKIKLELLNNQGKVIASSKERTVYLHRARVN, from the coding sequence ATGGCAAAGTATACAGTTTTTGTAATACTGTTTTTAACACTACTGGCACCTGCAACTGCTTCAAAGATATATGTATGGCGCAATGCAAGTGGTGACTTGGTGTATTCTGATAGCCCTAAACCGGGTGCTGAAGAGATTGCCGAAGAAATTGAAATAAAGAATAAACAAACGGTTATTTCTTCTGTTAATACTACTGTGCTCGATATTAGTCCAAGAGTCGTACAGGAAGAATACCAAGTCCAAATATCTCAACCTGAAGATCATGCCACCATACGCGATAATTCAGGTTCCATTTACATCTCAGGTAGAGTTGCCCCTGTTTTCAAGCGTGGATACAAAGTGCGTTTGTTAATGAATGGCAAAGTACATGGAGAGCCTCAAACCCGTTCAGTATTTATCTTACGAGATGTTGATCGCGGCGAACATAAAATAAAATTAGAGCTTCTTAACAATCAAGGCAAGGTTATTGCATCTTCTAAAGAAAGAACTGTTTACTTGCATCGAGCTAGGGTTAATTAA
- the epmA gene encoding elongation factor P--(R)-beta-lysine ligase encodes MNWQPTASLVNLKKRAEILALIRQFFTHRQVLEVDTQALSHATVTDLHLVSFETQFIDTGANAESGKTLYLQTSPEFAMKRLLASGSGCIYQICKAFRNEESGRNHNPEFTMLEWYRIGFDHFDLMAEVSELAELVLKCKPAEQVTYQQVFINFVGIDPLQCSLDDLKQAVIDHKLNADWVLKENNLDTLLQYLFVELVEPNIGKTIPCLVYNFPASQASLAKVSNTDSRVAERFELYFKGMELANGFHELTDVNEQRRRFEADNDLRVEYNLAPKPVDENLLSALQNSLPGCAGVALGIDRLLMLACAAKSIDEVIAFPVNRS; translated from the coding sequence ATGAACTGGCAACCTACGGCTTCATTAGTTAACCTTAAAAAACGTGCTGAGATCTTGGCATTAATTCGTCAATTTTTTACTCATAGGCAAGTCTTAGAAGTAGATACTCAAGCACTTTCACATGCGACAGTAACAGATTTACATTTAGTTAGTTTTGAAACTCAATTTATTGATACTGGTGCAAATGCAGAGTCAGGTAAAACGCTTTATTTACAAACATCGCCAGAGTTCGCGATGAAACGGTTATTAGCTTCAGGAAGTGGTTGTATATATCAGATTTGTAAAGCCTTTCGTAACGAAGAATCCGGGCGCAATCATAACCCTGAATTTACTATGCTGGAATGGTATCGAATTGGCTTTGATCATTTTGATTTAATGGCTGAAGTATCCGAGTTAGCAGAATTAGTCCTAAAGTGTAAACCCGCCGAGCAAGTGACTTATCAACAAGTGTTTATTAACTTCGTTGGCATTGATCCATTACAGTGTAGTTTAGATGATTTGAAACAAGCCGTTATAGATCATAAATTAAATGCCGATTGGGTTCTAAAAGAAAATAATTTAGATACATTATTACAATATCTATTTGTTGAATTAGTTGAACCAAATATTGGTAAAACAATTCCATGTTTAGTTTATAACTTTCCTGCTAGTCAGGCATCACTTGCTAAAGTAAGTAATACCGATAGTCGAGTTGCTGAACGCTTTGAGCTTTATTTTAAGGGAATGGAACTTGCGAATGGTTTTCATGAACTCACTGATGTAAATGAGCAACGTAGACGCTTTGAAGCTGATAACGACCTTAGAGTTGAGTATAATTTAGCCCCTAAACCTGTTGATGAAAACCTATTGTCAGCTTTACAGAATTCTTTGCCAGGTTGTGCAGGTGTGGCCTTAGGGATTGATAGGTTGTTAATGCTAGCATGTGCAGCAAAAAGTATTGACGAAGTGATAGCCTTTCCTGTTAACAGGTCGTAA
- a CDS encoding DUF3016 domain-containing protein, whose translation MNKMIKVIAAIMSLSMFTVPAFAGQAEIDWVEPDKFTDIRPGNESRSNMQKRVFKELEQHFSELAEKLPAEQTLKISVTNLDLAGDIRYMVGPNNSTIRVVEDLYFPKMKFDYQLVSSDKSIISTAKADIKDMSFNTGVRRSMSSEAFYYEKNMIDDWFYKTFPETKEK comes from the coding sequence ATGAATAAAATGATAAAAGTCATTGCGGCTATAATGTCACTTTCGATGTTTACTGTGCCTGCTTTTGCAGGACAAGCTGAGATCGATTGGGTAGAACCAGATAAGTTTACTGATATTAGACCTGGAAATGAATCACGCAGTAATATGCAAAAACGGGTATTTAAAGAGTTAGAGCAGCATTTTTCTGAATTAGCAGAAAAATTGCCTGCAGAGCAAACATTAAAAATTTCTGTTACAAACTTAGATCTTGCCGGCGATATTCGTTATATGGTTGGCCCAAATAACTCAACAATCAGAGTTGTTGAAGATTTATATTTCCCAAAAATGAAATTTGATTATCAACTAGTCAGTAGTGACAAGTCGATAATCAGTACGGCAAAAGCCGATATAAAGGATATGTCGTTTAATACCGGCGTACGTCGCTCAATGAGCTCTGAAGCGTTTTATTATGAGAAGAATATGATCGATGATTGGTTTTATAAAACCTTCCCGGAAACGAAAGAAAAGTAG
- a CDS encoding LacI family DNA-binding transcriptional regulator has protein sequence MSTIKDVARVAGVSIATVSRVANNGPKVGDKTRTRVLKVMADIGYTPNANARALVTQKSSTIGVVIPDLTDPFFASLANGVDQIARQHNMQLLLSTGLISAESELQAINVLIERRCDVIVLHSKKIANDDLLKLADKVPGLVLIDRYIEQISHRCIWLDNEEGGRIAARHLMSLEHRDVACISSKYQIDDPLMRLQGFSDELNSANLTIDDELIEYGEPNLQGGEIATQKILAKGKPFSAIFVYNDAMAIGAISTLEDNGFKVPSDISVIGFDDVLLSRYSRPKLTTLHYPIEKMAKKAAFLALQLSNKNVDIDSSSEYKYIPQLVKRESTVFKS, from the coding sequence ATGTCTACTATTAAAGATGTTGCTCGAGTAGCAGGCGTTTCAATAGCGACCGTTTCTAGGGTTGCTAATAACGGCCCGAAAGTTGGTGATAAGACTCGAACGAGGGTTTTAAAGGTTATGGCTGATATAGGCTATACACCTAATGCGAATGCACGGGCATTGGTAACACAGAAAAGCTCCACTATAGGTGTTGTTATACCTGATCTTACTGATCCATTTTTCGCATCTTTAGCTAATGGTGTTGATCAAATTGCCCGCCAACATAATATGCAATTATTACTTAGTACGGGTTTAATCTCTGCCGAGTCGGAATTACAAGCGATTAATGTACTCATTGAAAGGCGATGTGACGTGATTGTTTTACACAGTAAAAAAATTGCTAATGACGACTTATTAAAGTTAGCTGATAAAGTACCCGGATTAGTGTTAATTGATCGTTATATTGAGCAAATTTCTCATCGCTGCATCTGGTTAGATAATGAAGAAGGTGGCCGTATAGCTGCACGGCATTTGATGTCTTTAGAACATCGTGATGTTGCATGTATTAGTAGTAAATATCAGATTGATGATCCCCTAATGCGTTTACAAGGTTTTTCTGATGAACTAAATTCTGCCAACTTAACTATAGATGATGAGCTTATTGAGTACGGCGAGCCTAATTTGCAAGGTGGAGAAATTGCCACCCAAAAAATTCTTGCTAAAGGTAAACCATTTTCAGCGATTTTTGTTTACAACGATGCTATGGCTATTGGTGCAATTTCTACATTAGAAGATAATGGCTTTAAAGTACCGTCAGATATTTCTGTGATTGGTTTTGATGATGTATTGTTATCTCGATACTCAAGACCTAAATTAACTACCCTGCATTATCCTATTGAGAAAATGGCAAAGAAAGCAGCTTTTCTAGCATTGCAGTTATCTAATAAAAATGTAGATATTGATTCTAGTAGCGAATATAAATATATTCCTCAGTTAGTAAAGCGTGAATCAACAGTCTTTAAAAGTTAA
- the glnA gene encoding glutamate--ammonia ligase: MSQAVLDLIKDNDVKFVDLRFTDSKGKEQHVSIPHHQVDEDFFEDGKMFDGSSIQGWKGINESDMVMMPDASTAVMDPFTEEATLNLRCDIVEPATMQGYSRDPRSVANRAEEYMRSTGIADTVLIGPEPEFFVFDDVRFHTDMSGSFYKIDDKEASWNSGTEYEEGNMGHRPGVKGGYFPTSPVDSSQDLRSAMCLVMEEMGLVVEAHHHEVATAGQNEIACRFNTMVKKADEVQIYKYVVHNVAHAYGKTATFMPKPLVGDNGTGMHVHQSLAKDGVNLFSGDQYGGLSQDAIYYIGGIIKHAKALNAFTNASTNSYKRLVPGFEAPVMLAYSARNRSASIRIPIVPSPKAMRIEVRFPDPTMNPYLGFTAMLMAGLDGIKNKIHPGDAMDKDLYDLPAEEAAAIPQVCSSFEEALDSLEADNDFLTAGGVMDIDMINAYIGLKREEVELLNSTTHPVEFDMYYSV, from the coding sequence ATGTCACAAGCAGTATTAGATCTAATCAAAGATAACGACGTAAAGTTCGTTGATTTACGTTTTACCGATTCAAAAGGTAAAGAACAACATGTTTCAATTCCTCATCACCAAGTTGATGAAGATTTTTTTGAAGACGGAAAAATGTTCGATGGCTCTTCAATCCAGGGTTGGAAAGGCATTAACGAATCAGACATGGTAATGATGCCTGATGCATCAACAGCTGTTATGGACCCTTTCACTGAAGAAGCAACACTGAACCTACGTTGTGACATCGTTGAGCCTGCAACTATGCAAGGTTACAGCCGTGATCCTCGTTCAGTTGCTAACCGCGCTGAAGAGTACATGCGTTCAACGGGTATTGCTGACACTGTATTAATTGGTCCAGAGCCAGAGTTCTTCGTTTTTGATGACGTTAGATTCCACACTGATATGTCAGGTTCTTTCTACAAGATTGATGATAAAGAAGCTTCTTGGAATTCAGGTACTGAATATGAAGAAGGTAACATGGGACATCGTCCTGGTGTTAAAGGCGGTTACTTCCCAACGTCTCCTGTTGATTCATCACAAGATTTACGTTCAGCAATGTGTTTAGTAATGGAAGAAATGGGCTTAGTTGTTGAAGCACATCACCATGAAGTAGCAACTGCTGGTCAAAACGAAATCGCTTGTCGTTTTAACACTATGGTTAAAAAGGCCGATGAAGTTCAAATTTATAAGTACGTTGTTCATAACGTTGCGCACGCATACGGTAAAACAGCGACATTTATGCCTAAGCCACTAGTTGGTGATAATGGTACTGGTATGCACGTTCACCAATCACTTGCGAAAGATGGTGTTAACTTGTTCTCTGGTGATCAATACGGCGGTTTATCGCAAGATGCTATTTACTACATTGGTGGTATCATCAAGCATGCTAAAGCTCTTAATGCTTTCACTAACGCATCAACTAACTCATACAAACGTCTTGTTCCTGGTTTTGAAGCACCTGTAATGCTTGCATACTCTGCACGTAACCGTTCAGCGTCTATTCGTATTCCAATTGTGCCAAGCCCGAAAGCAATGCGTATCGAAGTTCGTTTCCCTGATCCTACAATGAACCCTTACTTAGGCTTCACTGCTATGTTAATGGCTGGCCTTGACGGTATCAAAAACAAAATCCATCCTGGCGATGCTATGGATAAAGATTTATACGACCTTCCAGCGGAAGAAGCAGCAGCAATTCCACAAGTATGTTCTTCTTTTGAAGAAGCACTTGATTCACTAGAAGCTGATAATGACTTCTTAACTGCTGGTGGTGTAATGGATATCGATATGATCAATGCTTACATTGGTCTTAAACGTGAAGAAGTGGAATTATTAAACTCTACAACTCACCCAGTAGAATTTGATATGTACTACAGCGTTTAA
- the glnG gene encoding nitrogen regulation protein NR(I) yields MNSEQVWIVDDDSSIRWVLERAMKGENISCASFSNADDLLAAIDYNQPEVIISDIRMPKMDGMTLLGIINDKFPDLPVIIMTAHSDLDSAVNAYQGGAFEYLPKPFDIDDALNLTKRALIHAQEQNAKKAIVTKTENGVGIIGEAPAMQEVFRAIGRLSRSSISVLINGESGTGKELVAHALHLHSPRKKNPFIPLNMAAIPKDLIESELFGHEKGAFTGANSIRQGRFEQAHGGTLFLDEIGDMPIDVQTRLLRVLADGQFYRVGGHNPIKVDVRIIAATHQNLEDRVNKGEFREDLFHRLNVIRIHIPSLKERKEDIEQLAKHFLNLAANELGVECKSISRDAIKFMQRCDWPGNVRQLENTCRYLTVMASGQEILEDDLPEELSKNPVTAISEQTSGGWQEQLSSWVDEKLNQGSTDILSTAIPEFEKICLDRALNFTHGHKQEAAKKLGWGRNTLTRKLKELQD; encoded by the coding sequence ATGAACTCAGAACAAGTTTGGATTGTTGACGATGATAGCTCAATACGTTGGGTATTAGAGCGCGCTATGAAAGGAGAAAACATTAGCTGTGCCTCGTTTAGTAATGCCGATGATTTATTAGCTGCAATTGACTATAACCAGCCAGAAGTGATTATTTCTGATATCCGCATGCCGAAAATGGATGGCATGACTTTACTCGGTATTATTAACGATAAATTTCCAGATTTACCGGTAATTATCATGACTGCCCATTCCGATTTAGACAGTGCCGTAAATGCTTATCAAGGCGGTGCATTTGAATATTTACCTAAACCTTTTGATATTGATGATGCTTTAAATTTAACTAAGCGAGCGTTAATCCACGCGCAAGAGCAAAACGCCAAAAAAGCCATTGTTACCAAAACAGAAAATGGAGTTGGAATCATTGGCGAAGCGCCAGCAATGCAAGAAGTGTTTCGGGCTATTGGCCGTCTTTCACGTTCAAGTATTAGCGTGTTAATTAATGGTGAGTCTGGTACAGGTAAAGAATTGGTCGCACATGCTTTACATCTCCATAGCCCAAGAAAGAAAAATCCATTTATTCCATTGAACATGGCAGCCATTCCTAAAGACTTAATTGAGTCAGAACTATTTGGCCATGAAAAAGGAGCATTTACTGGTGCAAACTCAATTCGTCAAGGTCGCTTTGAACAAGCTCATGGCGGTACATTGTTTTTGGATGAAATAGGCGATATGCCAATTGATGTGCAAACACGTTTATTGCGAGTTCTTGCCGATGGTCAATTTTATCGCGTCGGTGGACACAATCCAATCAAGGTTGATGTAAGGATCATAGCTGCAACGCATCAAAACCTTGAAGACAGAGTAAATAAAGGAGAGTTTCGTGAAGATCTCTTTCACCGATTAAATGTGATCCGTATACATATTCCAAGCTTAAAAGAACGAAAAGAAGATATCGAACAATTGGCTAAACACTTTTTAAACCTAGCGGCTAATGAACTAGGAGTTGAGTGTAAATCTATTTCACGCGATGCAATTAAATTTATGCAACGTTGTGATTGGCCTGGCAATGTCCGCCAGCTGGAAAACACCTGTCGCTATTTAACTGTAATGGCTAGTGGCCAAGAAATATTAGAAGATGATTTACCAGAAGAGCTATCAAAGAACCCTGTTACTGCTATTTCGGAACAAACAAGTGGTGGATGGCAAGAACAATTATCATCTTGGGTAGATGAAAAGCTAAACCAAGGTTCCACTGATATATTGTCAACCGCTATTCCTGAGTTTGAAAAAATATGTCTAGATAGAGCACTAAACTTTACTCATGGTCATAAACAAGAAGCAGCTAAAAAACTTGGCTGGGGACGCAATACCCTAACTAGGAAGTTAAAAGAGTTACAAGATTAA
- the epmB gene encoding EF-P beta-lysylation protein EpmB, which translates to MLQIIPQIDGNLHCSWQKELANVVTDPKELLSLLEIDDKNYCAHFSARELFPVRVPRPFIDKMEKGNFSDPLLQQVMPHSAEHKHVDGYVTDPLEEHDTVAEGLLHKYKHRVLMIVKSGCAVNCRYCFRRHFPYEDNSPNKQRWQQALEYIKTHDEINEVIFSGGDPLMAKDNHLAWLIEQLDQIKHLKRLRIHTRLPVVIPQRITTEFVTMLTKSRLKPVMVFHINHSNEIDETFNRAIEPLRKKRITLLNQSVLLKNINDDSNTLCELSEQLFSVGILPYYLHLLDPVAGAAHFDVPTEKAIQIAKQMMATLPGFLMPKLVQEIAGEANKTAINLS; encoded by the coding sequence ATGCTGCAAATAATACCGCAGATTGATGGCAATTTGCACTGTTCTTGGCAAAAAGAATTAGCAAATGTTGTTACCGACCCAAAAGAGCTGTTATCGCTATTAGAAATAGACGATAAAAACTACTGTGCTCATTTTTCTGCCCGTGAACTTTTCCCTGTTCGGGTACCAAGACCATTTATTGATAAAATGGAAAAAGGCAATTTTAGCGATCCTTTACTGCAGCAGGTTATGCCCCATTCAGCTGAACATAAACATGTTGATGGCTATGTTACTGACCCTTTAGAAGAGCACGACACAGTAGCCGAAGGATTATTGCATAAGTACAAGCACCGCGTATTAATGATTGTTAAATCAGGTTGTGCGGTTAATTGTCGGTATTGCTTTCGTCGACACTTTCCTTATGAAGATAACAGTCCCAATAAGCAACGCTGGCAGCAAGCATTAGAGTATATAAAAACTCATGATGAAATTAATGAAGTAATTTTTAGTGGTGGCGATCCCTTAATGGCAAAGGATAACCACTTAGCATGGTTAATTGAGCAATTAGATCAAATTAAGCACTTAAAGCGATTACGAATTCATACCCGATTACCTGTTGTGATCCCACAAAGAATCACAACTGAATTCGTGACAATGTTGACGAAGAGTCGATTAAAACCGGTGATGGTATTTCATATAAATCATAGCAATGAAATAGATGAAACTTTCAATCGTGCTATAGAGCCTCTACGAAAAAAACGTATAACACTGTTAAATCAAAGTGTTTTATTAAAAAATATTAATGATGACAGCAACACACTTTGTGAGCTATCTGAACAATTATTTTCTGTAGGTATACTGCCCTACTACTTGCATTTGCTCGATCCGGTAGCCGGCGCAGCTCACTTTGATGTACCTACTGAAAAAGCTATACAGATAGCAAAGCAGATGATGGCGACTCTTCCAGGCTTTTTAATGCCTAAATTAGTGCAAGAAATTGCTGGCGAAGCTAACAAGACTGCAATTAATTTGTCATAA